TGTAATTCATATATTATGGTTTTATATCAGAGAATCTACAATAAAACATCTACATTCATTTGCGGTCATCATTGATCTATTTTCTGGTATCTCCATACCTTTGCATTAAGATATCTTTCGTAAGGATATCTGGCTAGTTTAGGTTTCCTGGGCTTACCATATGCAAGTGTGGCAAGGACTTTCCCTCTGAACACCACGGACAGTCCCCCACaccacacttttttttttgaaattgcgtcatccttttttttcaaaatctaaatcgtgttgtgctttttttgaaattgtattgtgcttttttttaaaaatcgcgttttattttcgaatttgtgttgtgttttttttttcaaaattgcgttgtgctttttttcaaaattgtgttgttttttttccaaatcatgtgcttttttcaaaatggcgtgttgcttttttttgaaattgcgttgtttttttgttttcaaaatcacgttgtgcctttttttcaaaatcgcgttttattttcaaatttgcgtagggattttttatttaaaattacatagtgcttttttccaaaatcgcgttttattttcgaatttgtgTTGTGCATTGTTTTGAAactgcgttgtgctttttttcgaagttgtttgaaattgcgttgtgctttcaaaatcaaaatcgtgtCTACTTTTGCAATCCAAATTgcctttttttcataatagtGTTTTGCTTTTTCCGAAACTGCGTCGAgccttctttttcaaattcgcgttgtgctttttttcaaaatcgcgttttgctttcaaaatcaaaatcgcaTTCTActttcgaaatccaaaattgccttgtttttttttttttgaaattgggttgTACTTTTGTAACAAAACAGGCGACGCACActgcgcagctgtctagtttgtatttttttttaggaaacccCTCTATAATTTGAATGGTTTTGGGCCCACCTCAGACCAAAATATATCCTATACACCCTTCCCCAGGATTTATAGAAGGCCTAAACCCACAACCCGGCCCAGAAATATTGACAGAccattgaaaaatgcaatttttactCTATGCTTTATTGGAATTTATTACCGCTACGATCTGTTGATCACCATTTTTGTTTAATCGGTTTCTGTATCCACTACATTAGTTTCCGTATAATCGAATCCGACATCGTGTACGCTCAAACCAGCCACTTTGTATTCTTTAGGAGGTTCGGTTCCAAGAACATTAACATCTTTTCCTTTACCAGtacgtatattttgaaaatgaaccacGATAAAATTGAGCGCCTTCGTAACCAAATCTGTTGTACTGTAACCGGCATAAAAAGCCTCGTgccataattttatttcattatcgTCCCATGCCGATGGTGGAATTCTAGGCACGACATTGTCCCAAGCTAGGACCACGTGTTTAGCAATGCTCAAAACATCCGGAGCAGTCATAATCGCTTCGGCGTCTTTGTTTACCAAAATTGGTTTCAAACGATCGCATAGTTCTTTACGACCTTCTTCAGTGCTGAATAACTCGGTAAGCtcgattatgattttttcagctCTGGCTGAATTAATCCCTTTGCCTACGTATTCTCCTTTTTCGGGACTATTTTTCTTCTGTATTCGGTTATGGTAACGCTGTGGGAGGGAGAAAAGTCACGATTAAAAATGGCTAGTAAGTTCCTAGATGCGTTTTTGTTCCAAGTTTTGTCCTACTTGAATGCTGCTCACGGACATTTGTAGATCTGTTAATTTTGGTAATCGAAAGTAATATGTCAAACCGGTTACAGGATCTGTCTTTATGAATCGCTTATCAATTTCTGCCAATTGCATAGTCATGATTATCTTGACGTCGTGTAAGTTGAACCTGTTGAGGACCAGAGAGATGAAATATCAGACAATTTTTCCATGAGAAGAAGAAATTCGATCTGGCCACGTCTAATCTGCGTATaagagttttgatcagattcgCTGTTTAAACTTGATCGTATAATCATATCAAATCGTTTCCTTTTGAACAGAAGATCAaagttcagatctgatcagacctggtcagaaaatataaaatactgTATTTCAACATCACCTGATCacgccattttttaaaattttttcttccggATCTCGTTCTTCGCCAAATTGAACGATTTCGTTATCGATTCGAATATCAACCcagggaaaaaataattcaattttcgtGTCGTAAATTTTATCTTTTCTTAAAACCATTTGACCATCGGGTGTTTCCATTGCTGTTTTACTTCTTTCGAAATGAATTTGTAGCAAGTGGAGCTTTGCACTGCCCAGTCCAGTGCCGGTTATACTGATCCAATGTGGTATAATGTTGTACCTGCAAAAATAGTATATCGGATTAGGCAAGCAACGTAGAAACTGACTCGAGGGGCCATTTCAAATGCCTCGAAACCTCGACAATACGTGAGAATTTCTTTTCATGATCGTACTAACATGTAATATTCTTCTGGGTCTGAACCATCTTTAAGGTAGACCATTTGAATGGGAGTTGTTTCATCGCCTTTTATGCATTCATCCCAATATTCTTGGCTTAATTCGTAATATGCTTTTTGATAAGCGTCAAATTTTGCAACTTCAGTCACTATTGTGAGCCAATTTGTCATAGTTGTTATGAATCTGGAAATCCATAATGCTTCCTTTTTTGTTGGATGGACTTTTTCTGCCTCGCctgttttgaatttattcaacgTACAAATATGTTAATTGAGGagtctctttttgaaaaaaaattcacctataTTGTGTGTATGTATCTTACCGAAAATGGAGATACGCACCTTTAATTTCTAACCGTCCATTTATTTCTGTAAacaaatcagttttttgataaaGAGTACCTGTaccttttaccaaaaaaaaaaggtacccaCCTACCTACACATTATTAGggtggagtgaaaaaaaaaccattgccttggatttgtacaaaaattggcGAGGATGTTTACTTTGAGTGGGAGACtatccataaaaattttaagcccACTAGCCGTTCAGAGGACTGAACCAGGGGTCTTTATAGTGCGGTAATTTTTGAactgctgaacacgaatccagcttttgtttttacaaagagaattttaaattgcaaaaaagttgataaaaattctaatttttgcaattcgCCAATCTTCAAGTGATTGGTAGAGATGTTAAAagtggtattgaattttgaattcgatgAGTCAGGGGTGTTTAGAAACTCAAATCCCCACTTTTGAGGGGGGGTGACCGAGGGGTTGCACAGGCTGTACAAttcaaaaaaggcaaaaaatatcattttttttttttcaaaaatcaccctaCTTTGAGGACCTCTGGCTCAACATCCTGGATGAGCCAGAgggttcaacattttttcgggTTATAGTCTTTCTTCATGGTGAACTTTCTCGCCAATTTTCGTCCAAATTcagaatacttttttttcactttttcactcCATCTTAACCTACATCTTCAAGAAAGTAGGTATAGATTGGTAGTAAGGTACTCATCCAGTGGAAAATAGATCTGATGAAATCTGATCACATCAATCAAAGtgttgatcagattagatctgttcggatctgatcagatccaacaGAGGAAAGTTGAAGACTTTTTGATTAGATCAGGTTAGATCAGATCTGCTCACGTCAAATCCGGACAGATCTAATAAGATCAggattttgatcggattagtTCTGTTCAGACCAGATCAGATCCGATTTTTTCCCCCAGGATGCATCAAATccatttcaattacctattaaACGTGTCAATATCTCTGAAGGTTCAGTGGAAACTCGAGTTACTGTTACTTTATTTGCTTTTTCTTTCGAACTTACTGAtctaaattaattattcaattatcAGATTAATTCAATCGAgagcaaattcgaaattcatattgaaaaaaatgtaaatactcACCGCTTTGGTGATGGTGGTGGTGATTTCGGTGCCAGAATTTCGTTAGTGTAGATTAATAAAAAAACAGCGCaataaaaagtaatatttttcatggctgagcaagaaattgaaaacttcgaCGCGCAGATAATGATTCTGAACacgatttgtttttttgttgcgaaTAAATATGAATATTTAGTGGCAGGATTTTCAAAGCTGTGCTAGCATATGttcattagatttttttttcactctcggTACAGGATTTCAGTTcgttaagaaaaatatttcttttcttttacaatattttagttAATCGACACCCAGTATACCTACCTTATGTTCATTAACGAATGAATTTCGCTATACTGTTGAGTGTTGAATTGTTGTTCGATCAAGGagaattttctcgaaaatgttgtACAATTTGTCAATCAATTAGTGGAGATACatacagttgatttttttgggaaaaatttagaTTCACTTTCTAAAGTGGGAGGGGTCAGGGTGTAATATTGTGTCAAATCTCATACTTGGCTGATCAAACGGACCTATAACCTTAGTCAAAGCAACAGCCGCCAGCCCCGATCTGATCAAAATCATTAGTATTAGGTCGGTGTTCTGAGTGATTCGATAAAAACGTTGATCTGAtgagatctaatttgatcaaaactttgTTATAATCATATAATCAGATCAGAAAGATGTTTATCTTATCAGATAATAATAATCAGGTTTTGCGCATTGGACCTGATTAGTTCTAATGTAATACCATCAGAATCCATAGCTAGATATCTTATTAGATTTGGTGATGATAAATTGAATCCGTGGAATGTCCGGATTCAATGGAATATCAAATTTGTCCAGATCGTGATCAGATCTCATCGGGTTTCTACTATTGGgcctgatcaggtctgaacagatctgattAAGTCTCATCAAAACCTTGATCTGATAATTTTGGTCTTACGAGTATTAAATTGGATCAGAGGAAAGTTTGTATGTGGTCTGATAAGAACCACACACTTTTCAGTGGATCTGGGTACAAGTTCTTGGGGAAAATTTAACTGAGCCTAGAAAGTAATAATCCGATCTTATACCTGCTTGATTAGATCTGAGACCTTGTATACACTTGTTTGAtcagagtaggtaggtatgtaggtataataCCTAATTGAATCAGACCGTCATTCCACGTCagttcaaccaagaagtggttaGGGaggttggcgatttttttgaaattttttttgcggaaagaccttccgaaagtatgaccaatggcgcaaatcgcagctctctaactcttttttaaaggctgctacgGAGTGTcgaagttttcagtgaacttgaaatatcatccatttcagcggtggattactcgataaccacgatacctaccaaaatggatttttttccaatagttaagggttttgaaaggctttttggtgatatcataaaaatcagtgttgccacttttttcgtacaaaaaattagcgtaaaaagtttcaaaacgtagttttcatatcgttcctatttcccaaaaattttgaaaaaaatatattatggacaacttttcatactgaacaacataattacaaaattgggatggcattatgtcgtaaagtcaatttaaaaaaattgaaagttttcaaaaaaatgtgattttttgatttaaaacatgaaaaaaagttttgagtggtaaagttggcccatttgacccctatttttacgtatctggtgaaaaagttgaaaaacccctttcactcgatgaaatgaactcatcacaaaaaaaaaatcaaaatttgaaaaaatgaaaaaagtggtaaacgaattttaattttcttgctatgagtgtgatttttatcaaatttttcatgaaatacgtcagacatgggtcaaaataagacaataGAATGAATTCaagctttttttgatgtttggaattgaaaattgaattttttcgaattttgcgGAAGGTCTCTCCACagaaaaggaggagttgcgataaggccattttttggcaccagctagttatcgactcaaccactcttaaaatgttgtaataaatgtacaAAATACGAATCCATGgatggttaacccaaaatgaccattttttgggctccaggggcaCCCAAATTtgcgagtaaaaaaatgattttaggaaccactgagtataattttcaaaaacttttttagcataaaatatttgtttgaaccaccgaaacgttatgcgaggggattttttttactttcgacCCTCGGAGGCAAAAATgggggggttcaattttttgaaaattttggaaccattattttgaacctaccccttcgaAGCTCActaaaaagatttttacagtttattagtatctgaaagacctccatcctatcaaattttaagctcaaaaaaattgtcgctggtactcaaaaatccaattttccaattttttgcaatttcgatattttgcgaacccctggaaaactagaaacctgcggtTTGCGCCAAACGTATCGTTTTGAGGTGTACATTCGAGTGTTCAGATGAAAAAGGtaaattaagctccctgtaaattcgtaattttgaaccctttttttagagcatcccattttaggcacccctaaaaatggcgtttgtgtatattttttcaaataaattgaagaatttacatttgaaacacacttatagcaagtgctcgataacttttcttgtaatttttccagtaattttcaaaattgagctattttgggtcaaattctgagattcaactcttcgaaaagacATCGTTCTCGTGATTTCAACAaagtaaaaatgccagaatttgacctaaaatagctcaattttgaaagttacaggaaaaatcaaatgaaaaattatcgagcacttgctagtgtgtttcaaatgtaaattcttcaatttatttgaaaaaatatgcctaAACgtctttttttaggggtgcctaaagtggggggctgtAAAAAAAGTTCccaaattacgaatatacataAGTATAGGAAGcctaattcaactttttcatccagattattgaatatatacctcaagaCGTTatgtttggcgcaaatcgcaggtttctagttttccaggggttcccaaaatatcgaaattacgaaaaattggaaattcggATTTtcgagtaccagcgaaaatttttactgagcacaaaattttgtaggatggaggtcttccggatactaataaactgtaaaaatctATTTGGCGGGGTTCGaagggcccaaaattttcaaataattgaaccccctcccccatttaCGCCCtcaagggtcgaaaatagaaaaatctcctcGCATAAGGTTTATCGAGCTCAAAccgatattttacgctaaaaaagtttttgaaaataatactcagtggttcctaaaattatctattttgttattcacaactttgggaacccctggagcccaaaaaatggtcattttggagtaaccaaccacggattcgtatttgggacatttattacaacattttaaaagtggttgattcgataactagctggtgccaaaaaatggccttatcgcaactcctccttttaaaaaaaaacaccgaccCCCCCCtacttaccacttcttggttgaattgacgtggaaggACCCTGTATCCAGTTTGATTTGATTAGACCGTATTGCATTCCGATTCCATACCTCCTTTCCTCGGATTTATAGAAAGCCCAAACCCAAAACCCTGCCCAGAAAATCTTGGTGAGATCATtgaaagattcaatttttactcaatgcTTTATTGGAATTGTTTACCAGCGACGATCTGTTGATCGACATTTCTGCTTAATCGGTTTCTGTATCCA
This region of Planococcus citri chromosome 5, ihPlaCitr1.1, whole genome shotgun sequence genomic DNA includes:
- the LOC135847998 gene encoding uncharacterized protein LOC135847998, which translates into the protein MKNITFYCAVFLLIYTNEILAPKSPPPSPKRSVSSKEKANKVTVTRVSTEPSEILTRLIEINGRLEIKGEAEKVHPTKKEALWISRFITTMTNWLTIVTEVAKFDAYQKAYYELSQEYWDECIKGDETTPIQMVYLKDGSDPEEYYMYNIIPHWISITGTGLGSAKLHLLQIHFERSKTAMETPDGQMVLRKDKIYDTKIELFFPWVDIRIDNEIVQFGEERDPEEKILKNGVIRFNLHDVKIIMTMQLAEIDKRFIKTDPVTGLTYYFRLPKLTDLQMSVSSIQRYHNRIQKKNSPEKGEYVGKGINSARAEKIIIELTELFSTEEGRKELCDRLKPILVNKDAEAIMTAPDVLSIAKHVVLAWDNVVPRIPPSAWDDNEIKLWHEAFYAGYSTTDLVTKALNFIVVHFQNIRTGKGKDVNVLGTEPPKEYKVAGLSVHDVGFDYTETNVVDTETD